In Streptococcus mitis, the DNA window ATTATTGACGGATTTTCCACATAAGGCCTTACAAGGAATTTCTCTGGATGATGTGACACTAAGTTATGGCAAGCATGTCATCACTCACGATCTGCTCTTTACCCACTTTGGTTTGTCTGGCCCTGCTGCTCTGCGTATGTCCAGCTTTGTCAAGGGTGGGGAGGTTCTTTCACTGGATGTTTTGCCTCAACTTTCTGAAAAGGAATTGGCTACGTTCCTAGAAGTAAATCGGGAAAAATCCTTGAAAAATGCTTTAAAAACTTTGCTTCCAGAACGCTTGGCTGAATTTTTTGTGCAAGGCTATCCCGAAAAAGTCAAACAGTTTACTGAAAAGGAACGTGAACAACTTCTCCAGTCTATTAAGGCCCTCAAAATCCCTGTGACTGGCAAAATGTCCCTTGCCAAATCCTTTGTCACCAAAGGCGGTGTCAGTCTCAAGGAAATCAATCCTAAAACTCTAGAAAGTAAGCTGGTCCCTGGCCTTCACTTTGCGGGCGAGGTACTGGATATCAATGCCCACACAGGTGGCTTTAACATTACTTCTGCCCTTTGTACCGGCTGGGTGGCGGGATCAAACCCAATCTAAATCTGAATTATTTAATGGCTAAATCAGCCCCAAAAGAAAGGAAGTCCTTTGGAACATATTATCTTGTTAAGGGGAGTTACTCCTAATGGAAAAAATGCTATCCCTAAAATGTCTTATCTAGTAGATATCTTAACAGAAGCTGGTTTTCAACAAGTTCGAACCTATATTCAAAGTG includes these proteins:
- a CDS encoding NAD(P)/FAD-dependent oxidoreductase — protein: MKHFDTIVIGGGPAGMMATISSSFYGQKPLLIEKNRKLGKKLAGTGGGRCNVTNNGTLDDLLAGIPGNGRFLYSVFSQFDNHDIINFFTENGVKLKVEDHGRVFPDSDKSRTIIEALEKKITELGGQVATQTEIVSVKKVGDQFVLKSADQIFTCDKLIVTTGGKSYPSTGSTGFGHEIARHFKHTITELEAAESPLLTDFPHKALQGISLDDVTLSYGKHVITHDLLFTHFGLSGPAALRMSSFVKGGEVLSLDVLPQLSEKELATFLEVNREKSLKNALKTLLPERLAEFFVQGYPEKVKQFTEKEREQLLQSIKALKIPVTGKMSLAKSFVTKGGVSLKEINPKTLESKLVPGLHFAGEVLDINAHTGGFNITSALCTGWVAGSNPI